In Streptomyces sannanensis, the DNA window AGATCGAGGAGACGCTTGGCGGTGGCGCCGGGACGGCGCCGGGCGGCCGGGGCGGCAGGCGGGTCGACGCGGCGGCAGGCGAATCCCCACAGGTGCCCGGCCGTGTCGGGACGCGGGCCCGCGTGGCGGCGCTGCTGCGCGGGTCCGCCGGACGCGGCGTGGTCGTCGAGGAGCCACACCGTGCAGCCGCACTCGCCGAACAGCCGGACCAGCTCGCCGCGTTCGGTGTTCACGAGCACGGCGTCGCGCACGGTGCTCCGTATGACGACATGGCGGATGTCCTCCGTGGTGCTGTCGCGGCCGATCGTGCCGACGGGCCGCAGTCCGTACTCGGGGTGCGCGTCGAGCATCGTGGAAACCCGCCGTACGGATGTCCTGGGGCCGATGACCAGGGCCGGCCGGAGGTGCCGTGCGTTGGCTCTGGTCCTGTGCGCATGGACGGCGCCGCGCCCGGCGCAGGCCAGCGCCAGATGGAGGGCGGCGCCCGCGGCCAGCGTCGCGGGGGCGAGCGCGTGTGCGTGCGCGAGAGCCGTGGCCATGGCGCACCAGGCGAACGTCACGTTCCGGAGCAGCGCGGGCAGTACGTCGAGTACGGGCCGGGCGTCGGTGTACGTGTTGAGGCCGGCGGCGAACAGGACGAGCAGCGGGGCGTACCAGCATGCGCCGACGAGCGAGAGGGTGCCGAACAGGGCTGCGACGACGTCGACGAGCAGCAGCGGCAGCACCCGGCGGGCCCGGGAGGCCGGTGGCCTGCGCGGCAGTGGGGGAAGCCGGTCGAAGACCTCGCGGGGCGGGACGACCGGGACGACGGTCCGGCTCTGCCGGGCAGTCTGCGGAACGCTGGTGCTTTCCGTGGTCACTGGTGGATCCGCTCCCTGCACTCGGGGTGCGGCACGGCGGCCAGTTCGCGGTACACGTCCGCGACGGCGCCGGCGGTCTGCCGCACATCGTGGGTGGTGAGTACGTGCTGACGGGCCCGGCGGCCCAGCGTGGCCCGCAGCGGGGTGTTCAGCAGGAGCTCGGTGAGGACTCCGGCCAGGGCCAGATGGTCGCCGGGTGGGGTGAGACAGATGGGCGCGTGACCGGGCGGCAGGCTCTCCCTGGCCCCGTCCACATCGCTGACGACGACGGCCCGCCCGCAGGCCATGGCCTCCAGCGGGGCCAGTGCCATGCCTTCCCACCGGGACGGCAGGACGACGAGATCGGCGGCGC includes these proteins:
- a CDS encoding sugar transferase; this encodes MTTESTSVPQTARQSRTVVPVVPPREVFDRLPPLPRRPPASRARRVLPLLLVDVVAALFGTLSLVGACWYAPLLVLFAAGLNTYTDARPVLDVLPALLRNVTFAWCAMATALAHAHALAPATLAAGAALHLALACAGRGAVHAHRTRANARHLRPALVIGPRTSVRRVSTMLDAHPEYGLRPVGTIGRDSTTEDIRHVVIRSTVRDAVLVNTERGELVRLFGECGCTVWLLDDHAASGGPAQQRRHAGPRPDTAGHLWGFACRRVDPPAAPAARRRPGATAKRLLDLLIAGLALLAAAPVLLACAVAVRACDGPGIMFRQVRVGQDGRRFVLLKFRTLRPADEHEAATRWSVAQDRRMSATGRFLRRTSLDELPQLWNVLRGDMSLVGPRPERPYFVARFSRTHPGYASRHRMPVGITGLAQIHGLRGDTSIEDRSRFDNHYIDNWSLWQDICILLRTAASLVRPGGS